One genomic segment of Methanothermobacter wolfeii includes these proteins:
- a CDS encoding PH domain-containing protein, with protein MFGRDRFYPGERILYEAHPRFILNSRSTLIKVILSLIIVYYFQRTVEFAGSLSRVFLERYGFNFASTAVIILLSLLFILLISIMWDVLSWRNRRYLVTDQRVIVESGVIRKKRFYIHHDKIVDVVFSQGLTERLLNSADVEVYGGHEGTHIVLQDAPSPSRIENYINRSTGGGAADHAAEIIRELSDETPDKPGFSDPSFWESDEEEEQEEEYAGNMGSVMERHSRKFKRLREEDGEE; from the coding sequence ATGTTTGGCAGAGACAGATTCTATCCTGGTGAAAGGATCCTCTACGAGGCACATCCAAGGTTCATTCTAAACTCCAGATCAACGCTTATTAAGGTGATACTCTCACTCATAATAGTCTACTACTTCCAGAGGACGGTTGAATTCGCAGGGAGCCTCTCAAGGGTATTCCTTGAAAGATACGGGTTCAACTTCGCCAGCACTGCGGTGATCATCCTCCTATCACTGCTGTTCATATTACTTATCAGTATAATGTGGGACGTGCTCTCTTGGAGGAACAGGAGATACCTGGTGACGGACCAGAGGGTTATTGTTGAATCAGGCGTCATCAGGAAGAAAAGGTTTTACATCCATCACGATAAAATAGTTGACGTCGTATTTTCACAGGGCCTCACCGAGAGGCTGCTTAACTCCGCTGACGTTGAGGTCTACGGGGGCCATGAGGGGACGCACATAGTCCTTCAGGATGCACCATCACCCTCAAGGATAGAGAATTATATCAACAGATCCACCGGAGGAGGGGCAGCGGACCATGCAGCCGAGATAATAAGGGAGCTCTCAGATGAGACTCCGGATAAACCAGGGTTCTCAGACCCATCCTTCTGGGAGTCCGATGAGGAAGAGGAACAGGAAGAGGAGTACGCAGGTAACATGGGTTCCGTTATGGAGAGACATTCAAGGAAATTTAAAAGGTTAAGGGAAGAGGATGGTGAAGAATGA